A region of Allocoleopsis franciscana PCC 7113 DNA encodes the following proteins:
- a CDS encoding phycobiliprotein lyase encodes MDIKEIFEQSAGKWFSQRTGHHPAFKQAESGQSNITIERLAADALEVVQLCEHYHIDPKLAVCGARITWDGTMEWYEDKGKRNGSTLLIPIPNPDQPNEGRLLRQMGDAQKAPVMGRYMIGNDHALTMITEYETMYSEERLWFASPNFRLRTSILKHSGGFSMACLYSEIRMGVSQPPKKTEDAAAKA; translated from the coding sequence ATGGATATTAAAGAAATTTTTGAGCAGAGTGCGGGCAAGTGGTTTTCTCAACGGACAGGTCACCATCCTGCCTTCAAGCAAGCGGAGAGTGGTCAGTCCAATATTACGATTGAACGGCTTGCCGCTGATGCTCTAGAGGTCGTTCAACTGTGCGAACACTACCACATTGATCCGAAACTGGCTGTGTGTGGTGCGAGAATCACTTGGGACGGCACGATGGAATGGTATGAAGATAAAGGAAAGCGCAACGGTTCCACGCTGCTGATCCCGATTCCCAACCCAGACCAACCTAACGAAGGTCGGCTGTTGCGACAAATGGGTGATGCCCAGAAAGCGCCTGTAATGGGTCGCTATATGATTGGAAATGATCATGCCTTAACGATGATTACAGAATACGAAACCATGTATTCTGAGGAACGTTTATGGTTTGCCAGTCCAAACTTTCGATTACGCACCAGCATCCTCAAGCACTCTGGCGGATTCAGTATGGCGTGTCTGTACTCAGAAATTCGCATGGGTGTTTCTCAACCTCCCAAGAAAACAGAAGACGCAGCGGCTAAAGCTTAA
- a CDS encoding alkaline phosphatase D family protein: MPRTPLREGGDLPIALDDLAALLLSADRLQHLPLLLAGPILRSTESNAVTVWMALKAPREVTLNVYATDANGFIIGNLVLEGTSVTVALGQHLHIVAVTAKPLTGRELLPLNPGLSTPIPSSLQPGQIYAYDLNFGNREQNLAQALTAELFPQVTVSYFEHQLPTFAMPPEDLNDLRMAHGSCRKLHGGGQDTLPILDDLIEHYAHQPNARLHQLFFTGDQIYGDDVADPLLWVATAVGDTLLGWEEHLPLGSTPPHGDTYKKPSELKPGQRTDIAKDDASFTAMLSNSPEKAKSHLFSLGEYYASYLLLWSPILWPDRLPQGKKVYPDSKLARQWDQEAVHVRDCMNQLWKVRRALANVPTYMIFDDHDVTDDWYLNRAWCNHVLGKPLGRRVVQNAMLAYAAFQAWGNTPEQFEQGKPGGNLLQAAVSWSASAGTDESALEEISKYLGIPQLDPSTEGPKLKLDEEVLILDRDYADGTQPVEWHYTVRTQKHEVIVLDTRTWRGYPQGDERSLAPPMLLCPTAFKQQIQQPLELTDQLKQIGQSDIEVTFVVLPTNLVSLQVIDEVQRLELEKGNVYDSDVGDAWNLNEVALSRLLAALFQRRRMVVILSGDIHYGATIRLSYWLNPNRQQTKVKHQNFHPPSNIETLPIPNHARVLAQLTASAFKNGELKTYLVHTKAKSLAPELPQNWAGWNEPPQLVEIQITPDRVRMLDVEVPKTGPVVRQIKGLCGNWAVAWEIALKDPNFAPDWQYYVEWIKREKAILAPWIKKQLASAPPKHKNASRWLTGVKNWVSLLWRNQWLQEGEEVIGRNNFGVVSLKWPQSQEEIKVVIQDTYWQPPWEPNSVVYSRYSVPLCVDRPPPPPRVVLPDEMGALQ; encoded by the coding sequence ATGCCACGGACACCCCTAAGGGAAGGAGGCGACTTACCCATTGCGCTTGACGATCTCGCCGCGCTGCTTTTGAGTGCCGATCGTCTCCAACATCTACCACTGCTCTTAGCTGGGCCAATTTTACGCAGTACAGAGAGTAACGCCGTTACCGTATGGATGGCTCTCAAAGCACCTCGTGAAGTCACCCTCAATGTTTACGCCACAGACGCCAACGGTTTTATCATCGGGAATTTGGTGCTTGAAGGTACGAGCGTCACTGTCGCCCTCGGTCAGCATTTACACATTGTCGCTGTTACCGCTAAGCCCCTCACAGGACGAGAACTCCTGCCCTTAAATCCGGGATTATCAACCCCCATCCCCTCATCTCTACAACCTGGACAAATCTATGCTTACGACCTGAATTTTGGTAACCGTGAGCAGAATCTTGCCCAAGCTTTGACAGCAGAGCTGTTTCCCCAAGTTACAGTAAGCTACTTTGAGCATCAGTTACCCACCTTTGCCATGCCGCCGGAAGATTTGAACGATTTACGGATGGCTCATGGTTCCTGCCGCAAGTTACACGGAGGTGGGCAAGATACACTCCCCATTTTGGATGATTTGATTGAGCATTATGCCCATCAGCCTAACGCTCGACTGCATCAGCTCTTTTTCACGGGTGACCAAATCTACGGAGACGATGTCGCTGACCCTTTATTATGGGTTGCCACTGCCGTGGGTGACACTCTGCTTGGTTGGGAAGAACATCTGCCTTTAGGTTCAACGCCACCTCATGGTGATACCTATAAAAAACCGAGTGAACTGAAGCCGGGACAGCGAACGGATATCGCGAAAGATGACGCTAGCTTCACCGCCATGCTGAGCAACAGTCCGGAGAAAGCCAAAAGCCATCTGTTCAGCCTGGGTGAATATTATGCTAGCTATCTACTCCTTTGGTCGCCTATTCTCTGGCCCGATCGCTTACCGCAGGGTAAGAAAGTCTATCCAGATTCTAAGCTGGCGAGGCAATGGGATCAGGAAGCGGTTCATGTCAGAGACTGCATGAATCAGTTGTGGAAAGTGCGGCGTGCCTTAGCCAATGTGCCGACTTACATGATTTTTGATGACCATGATGTTACCGATGATTGGTATCTCAATCGCGCTTGGTGTAACCATGTATTGGGTAAACCCTTAGGCAGGCGCGTTGTGCAGAATGCAATGTTAGCCTATGCCGCGTTTCAGGCGTGGGGGAATACACCGGAACAGTTTGAGCAGGGGAAACCGGGGGGAAATTTGTTGCAAGCGGCAGTGAGTTGGTCGGCATCGGCAGGAACGGATGAGTCAGCTTTAGAAGAAATCAGTAAATACTTAGGAATTCCTCAGCTAGATCCGAGCACCGAGGGGCCGAAATTGAAGCTGGATGAAGAGGTCCTCATTCTCGATCGAGATTATGCCGATGGGACACAACCTGTAGAGTGGCACTATACCGTTAGAACTCAGAAGCATGAAGTGATTGTGCTCGATACCCGAACTTGGCGAGGTTATCCCCAAGGTGATGAGCGATCGCTCGCGCCTCCCATGCTTTTGTGTCCCACAGCCTTTAAACAACAAATTCAACAGCCCTTAGAACTCACCGATCAACTTAAACAAATCGGTCAGTCGGATATTGAAGTCACCTTTGTCGTTTTGCCAACCAACTTGGTGAGTCTGCAAGTGATTGACGAAGTTCAACGCTTGGAACTAGAGAAAGGCAACGTTTATGATTCAGATGTGGGCGATGCTTGGAACTTAAATGAAGTTGCCCTATCCAGACTTCTCGCTGCACTCTTCCAGCGGCGACGGATGGTGGTAATCCTTTCGGGTGATATTCACTATGGAGCCACTATTCGCCTCAGCTATTGGTTAAATCCGAATCGGCAACAGACTAAAGTCAAACATCAAAATTTCCATCCACCATCCAACATCGAAACCTTGCCTATCCCCAATCATGCACGAGTGTTAGCTCAACTGACGGCAAGTGCTTTCAAAAATGGCGAATTGAAGACATATTTGGTTCATACGAAAGCCAAATCTCTGGCTCCAGAATTACCTCAAAATTGGGCAGGATGGAACGAACCCCCTCAACTTGTAGAAATCCAAATTACACCAGACAGAGTGCGGATGCTGGATGTAGAAGTGCCAAAGACTGGCCCAGTAGTGAGGCAAATCAAAGGACTGTGCGGGAATTGGGCTGTGGCTTGGGAAATTGCGCTCAAAGACCCCAACTTCGCTCCGGATTGGCAGTATTATGTGGAGTGGATTAAACGAGAGAAAGCCATACTTGCTCCCTGGATAAAAAAGCAGCTAGCTTCAGCGCCGCCCAAACATAAAAACGCCAGTCGATGGCTTACAGGCGTAAAAAATTGGGTATCACTCCTGTGGCGAAATCAGTGGCTTCAAGAGGGTGAAGAAGTGATTGGGCGCAATAATTTTGGAGTGGTTAGCTTAAAATGGCCTCAAAGTCAAGAGGAAATCAAGGTCGTGATTCAAGATACTTATTGGCAACCGCCTTGGGAACCCAACAGCGTGGTTTATAGCCGATATTCCGTCCCGTTGTGTGTCGATCGCCCACCGCCACCTCCGAGAGTGGTGTTACCTGATGAAATGGGAGCGTTGCAGTAG
- a CDS encoding PGAP1-like alpha/beta domain-containing protein, producing MSTPTRRPLPLILIRGFGGFTTDDERKLTYQGFTDGSVYPHKQGENYIYEGFILRFMKSHWQYQDATNVVGYYGSRIENDPMLPRKLLYLEEMLHSGSILPHKLQNLIDKDVLNKFKRLQTKGYFSGEKIIIDPAMALYLIESADDPCRSLWVFRYYDLKERKYETYGKALVRLIDFIRELAAMQDGIKPKVNIIAHSMGGLLVREAVQRTYPQNGLKAEDYINKIVTLGTPHQGVSLQVIKSWLPIESAEEFEHFNPEFQSDPTNPSSYRYFKDYFPLSRLLTVVGTNYRSYSTTSAAMLNQFFSAPGEYGPAYNRSDGLVKQTFAQIPGAPRTFLHKCHGGFDSLLTCRESFEVATRFLFGNVRTRLRLVKAMITRGKDWFGKSEFFLGVSIKPRGVDFELFHQSSEAENCYGPFTKEDLSDKNMAFPWADENKLIWEGYLDTTPILEDESVTPKDMVMRLDFYLGERDLLGMGFSDNVIFRKQYYIRALLPPNLKLYLHTGEEFAQQRFQPSPENEMRQTTQGWEFEVKGTGFEGTFRIEIDSVPEEGEPVPIQEVISLS from the coding sequence ATGTCTACGCCTACCCGCCGTCCCCTCCCGTTGATTTTAATTCGTGGGTTTGGCGGTTTCACCACCGATGATGAACGGAAACTCACTTACCAAGGATTTACGGATGGCAGCGTCTACCCTCATAAACAAGGCGAAAACTATATCTATGAGGGATTCATCCTGCGCTTCATGAAGTCGCATTGGCAATACCAAGATGCCACGAATGTGGTGGGCTACTACGGCAGCCGAATTGAAAATGATCCGATGCTTCCTCGGAAACTGCTGTACTTGGAGGAAATGCTGCACAGTGGCTCCATTCTGCCTCATAAACTTCAGAATTTGATAGATAAAGATGTCCTGAACAAATTCAAGCGCCTGCAAACTAAGGGGTATTTTTCCGGAGAGAAAATTATCATTGACCCAGCGATGGCGCTGTATCTAATCGAGTCGGCTGACGATCCGTGTCGTTCCCTTTGGGTGTTCCGTTACTACGATCTCAAGGAGCGCAAGTATGAAACTTATGGCAAAGCACTGGTTCGGCTGATCGATTTTATTCGGGAACTAGCCGCGATGCAGGATGGTATCAAGCCCAAGGTCAATATCATTGCTCATTCGATGGGTGGGTTACTGGTTCGTGAAGCTGTGCAACGCACCTACCCCCAAAATGGCTTAAAAGCTGAGGACTATATCAATAAAATTGTCACCCTCGGTACACCACACCAAGGTGTTTCTCTGCAAGTGATTAAGTCTTGGCTGCCGATTGAGTCGGCAGAGGAGTTTGAGCATTTCAACCCTGAGTTCCAAAGCGATCCTACGAATCCTTCGTCTTATCGGTATTTTAAAGACTACTTCCCTCTGTCGCGATTGTTGACTGTAGTGGGTACCAATTACCGAAGTTACAGCACGACATCGGCTGCCATGTTGAACCAATTTTTCTCCGCACCCGGTGAGTATGGGCCTGCTTACAATCGCAGCGACGGACTGGTAAAGCAGACTTTTGCTCAAATTCCCGGCGCACCCCGAACCTTTCTGCACAAGTGTCATGGAGGCTTTGACTCACTGCTAACTTGTCGCGAGTCGTTTGAAGTGGCAACGCGTTTTTTGTTTGGGAATGTACGCACTCGCCTGCGTTTGGTTAAGGCGATGATTACTCGCGGTAAAGATTGGTTCGGCAAGAGTGAATTCTTTCTGGGCGTTTCCATTAAGCCACGGGGAGTAGACTTTGAGCTATTTCACCAGAGTTCCGAAGCGGAAAACTGCTATGGCCCCTTCACTAAGGAGGACTTGAGCGACAAGAACATGGCGTTTCCTTGGGCTGATGAAAACAAGCTGATTTGGGAAGGATACCTCGATACCACACCGATTCTTGAGGATGAGAGTGTTACACCCAAGGATATGGTGATGCGGCTTGATTTCTACCTCGGTGAACGGGATCTTTTGGGTATGGGTTTCTCCGACAATGTCATCTTCCGCAAGCAATATTACATTCGGGCACTTTTACCGCCCAACTTGAAGCTGTATCTTCATACAGGCGAGGAGTTTGCACAACAACGATTTCAGCCTTCACCAGAGAATGAGATGAGGCAGACAACTCAAGGATGGGAATTTGAGGTCAAGGGAACTGGTTTTGAAGGAACGTTTCGCATTGAGATTGATTCGGTTCCCGAAGAGGGAGAACCCGTACCCATCCAAGAAGTGATATCGCTGAGTTAA
- a CDS encoding ChaB family protein encodes MPYPSIEDLPDSVKDHLPKHGQEIFRAAFNSALEQYEEEDTAFKVAWSAVKRDYEKGENGNWHKKSE; translated from the coding sequence ATGCCCTATCCAAGCATTGAAGATTTACCGGATTCGGTGAAAGACCACCTACCTAAGCATGGTCAAGAGATTTTCCGCGCCGCTTTTAATAGCGCACTCGAACAGTATGAGGAGGAGGACACGGCGTTTAAAGTGGCTTGGAGTGCCGTGAAGCGGGATTACGAAAAAGGAGAAAATGGCAACTGGCATAAGAAGTCAGAGTAG
- a CDS encoding OmpA family protein, translating to MTQSTSSATKTSPKRSTTRPWWLLVLIFRLLLLGVGGGLALIGGIVLANVYPNPNPEKPLILKVLEGLDKKSLVRTSSSSPQTPSTSTTGSLELTPVQRQQAQAKLNQLQAQLNSMNEAVETLETQLGTSRANETLETRMQAIALQLEGVSSVNPDVQAMGNSSANQLMPVSDSLLSADKLKVTLPSDLLFEQSNSNLRPEASLILDKIITDLRGYPSSTIRITAHMDTNSNADADRELSFRRAKAVQQYLVSALGDQYRWVVVGYGGTRPLIANDTDANRQRNRRVEIAVD from the coding sequence GTGACTCAATCCACTAGTTCAGCCACTAAGACTTCCCCTAAGCGATCAACCACTAGACCTTGGTGGTTACTTGTTCTAATTTTCCGCTTGCTACTGCTGGGTGTAGGTGGGGGTCTAGCCCTGATTGGGGGCATTGTCCTCGCTAATGTCTATCCCAACCCCAATCCGGAGAAGCCCCTCATCCTCAAAGTTCTGGAAGGTCTTGACAAAAAGTCCCTCGTAAGAACATCTTCGTCCAGTCCCCAAACTCCATCCACTTCTACCACTGGGTCTTTGGAACTCACACCTGTTCAAAGACAACAGGCACAAGCGAAGCTGAACCAGTTGCAGGCGCAGTTGAATTCAATGAATGAAGCCGTGGAGACCTTAGAAACACAACTGGGCACCAGCCGTGCTAACGAAACGCTAGAAACGCGAATGCAAGCGATTGCCCTGCAACTCGAAGGAGTATCGTCTGTTAACCCAGATGTCCAAGCCATGGGCAACAGCAGCGCCAATCAACTCATGCCCGTTTCTGACTCTCTCTTATCCGCTGACAAATTGAAAGTCACATTGCCCAGTGACCTCTTATTCGAGCAGAGCAATAGCAATTTGCGCCCAGAAGCGAGTTTGATATTAGACAAAATCATCACGGATTTGCGCGGCTACCCTTCAAGCACAATCCGCATTACAGCCCACATGGACACTAATAGTAACGCCGACGCCGATCGCGAACTATCCTTTCGCCGTGCCAAAGCGGTTCAGCAATATCTCGTCAGCGCCTTGGGCGATCAATACCGATGGGTGGTTGTGGGCTATGGCGGCACACGTCCCCTAATCGCTAACGATACCGATGCCAACCGACAACGCAATCGTCGTGTTGAAATTGCCGTTGATTAG
- the fmt gene encoding methionyl-tRNA formyltransferase, whose translation MKVIFFGTPQFAVPSLERLLNHPDIELLGVVTQPDKRRGRGNQLTPSPVKAVALAHQLPVWQPKRVKKSAETLAELRDAGADVFVVVAYGQILSQEILDMPKLGCINVHGSILPKYRGAAPIQWCLYKGETETGITTMLMDAGMDTGAMLLKAYTPIQLLDNAHQLAQTLSELGADLLVETLPKLGSQEIQPIAQDNSQATYAPLIQKADYCLDWSRSAIELHNQVRGFFPNCVALFQDKALKVLATAPLGSAYFSQLPLELDGLEEQWSSLGEKSGCPGEVVSILKGVGPIIQTGNGMLLLREVQLAGKRPQKAWDFANGMRLTVGEVLKNGQL comes from the coding sequence ATGAAAGTTATTTTTTTCGGTACTCCCCAGTTTGCAGTGCCTAGCTTAGAACGCTTGCTTAACCATCCCGACATTGAACTACTGGGTGTGGTTACCCAACCTGATAAGCGTCGTGGACGCGGCAACCAACTAACTCCTTCACCCGTAAAAGCCGTCGCATTAGCCCATCAACTCCCCGTCTGGCAACCGAAACGGGTGAAAAAGAGTGCGGAAACCCTCGCTGAGTTGCGAGACGCTGGGGCAGATGTGTTTGTCGTTGTTGCCTATGGACAAATTCTCTCCCAAGAAATTCTGGATATGCCCAAGCTGGGTTGTATTAATGTCCATGGCTCTATTCTGCCCAAGTATCGAGGTGCTGCCCCGATTCAGTGGTGCTTATATAAGGGGGAAACCGAAACTGGCATTACCACAATGCTAATGGATGCTGGGATGGATACGGGTGCTATGCTGCTGAAGGCTTACACTCCCATTCAGCTCTTGGATAATGCCCATCAGTTGGCACAAACACTATCGGAGTTAGGTGCAGATTTATTAGTTGAAACGCTTCCAAAGCTGGGAAGCCAGGAAATTCAGCCTATTGCACAAGATAATTCCCAGGCAACCTACGCGCCACTGATTCAAAAAGCGGATTATTGTTTGGATTGGTCGCGATCGGCAATTGAGTTACATAATCAGGTGAGAGGATTTTTTCCGAATTGTGTGGCGTTATTCCAGGATAAAGCGCTGAAAGTACTCGCCACAGCTCCCCTTGGCTCAGCTTACTTCTCCCAGTTACCCCTAGAATTAGATGGGCTGGAGGAACAGTGGTCTTCTCTGGGTGAGAAGTCGGGGTGTCCTGGAGAAGTAGTGAGCATACTCAAGGGAGTCGGTCCGATTATTCAAACCGGCAACGGAATGTTGTTATTGCGAGAAGTGCAGCTAGCGGGCAAACGTCCCCAGAAGGCTTGGGATTTTGCGAATGGGATGCGTTTAACCGTAGGAGAGGTATTGAAAAACGGTCAGCTTTGA
- a CDS encoding DUF6464 family protein gives MEPDSLPAELILTHPRQTLGNIQLDWTPQPGNYLDFEGQTYAVLERRHRYRLKSGRYRLHKIALYVQSAQRPTEKSLIAGRWVVGDASCCFNAHSELIRCAVNPEGPCESCRFYEPSHSQLQS, from the coding sequence ATGGAGCCAGATTCACTACCCGCAGAGCTGATTCTGACGCACCCGCGTCAAACTCTGGGAAATATCCAACTCGATTGGACACCCCAACCCGGAAACTATCTCGACTTTGAAGGCCAAACCTACGCGGTATTAGAACGCCGCCACCGCTATCGACTCAAATCAGGGCGCTATCGATTACACAAAATTGCCCTCTATGTCCAATCTGCTCAACGCCCAACCGAGAAAAGCCTAATAGCAGGACGCTGGGTAGTGGGTGATGCCAGTTGCTGTTTCAATGCACATTCTGAACTCATTCGTTGTGCCGTCAACCCAGAAGGCCCGTGTGAATCTTGCCGCTTTTACGAACCCTCTCACTCACAACTTCAAAGCTGA
- a CDS encoding pentapeptide repeat-containing protein, with the protein MQLKHLVTVALLSTTFFAGSVKAENPAQVKQLLETYQCPGCDLSGADLTGAHLIGADLRDANLQGATLVDANLEGADLTGANLRDANLTRAFVNSTSLNGANLVNVDFTEAHLYSADVDQAVMSDITLTDADVFNTAISVGGEYPEAEP; encoded by the coding sequence ATGCAACTGAAACATCTGGTGACAGTAGCTTTATTAAGCACAACCTTTTTCGCTGGTTCTGTTAAGGCTGAAAACCCTGCCCAGGTTAAACAATTATTGGAAACCTATCAATGCCCAGGGTGTGACTTATCAGGAGCAGACCTCACAGGTGCCCACCTCATTGGTGCTGATTTAAGAGATGCTAATTTGCAGGGAGCCACCCTCGTCGATGCGAATTTAGAGGGGGCTGATTTAACAGGCGCTAATCTTAGGGATGCGAATTTAACCAGAGCCTTTGTCAATAGTACGAGCTTAAATGGCGCTAACTTGGTCAACGTAGATTTTACGGAAGCTCACCTGTATAGTGCAGATGTGGATCAAGCCGTTATGAGCGACATCACCCTTACGGATGCGGATGTGTTTAATACGGCAATCAGTGTGGGTGGAGAATATCCCGAAGCTGAACCTTAA
- the psaC gene encoding photosystem I iron-sulfur center protein PsaC — MSHTVKIYDTCIGCTQCVRACPTDVLEMVPWDGCKAAQIASSPRTEDCVGCKRCETACPTDFLSIRVYLGAETTRSMGLSY; from the coding sequence ATGTCTCATACCGTCAAGATTTACGATACTTGCATTGGTTGCACGCAATGCGTTCGCGCTTGTCCAACAGACGTTCTGGAGATGGTTCCCTGGGACGGCTGTAAAGCTGCTCAAATTGCTTCTTCTCCCCGCACAGAAGATTGTGTAGGTTGTAAGCGCTGTGAAACAGCCTGTCCTACTGACTTTCTGAGCATCCGGGTTTACCTGGGGGCAGAAACCACTCGCAGTATGGGCTTGTCTTACTAA
- the glmS gene encoding glutamine--fructose-6-phosphate transaminase (isomerizing), protein MCGIVGYIGTQTATDILLAGLEKLEYRGYDSAGIATVLEGEIHCVRAKGKLYNLREKLEREVNPAKLGIGHTRWATHGKPEEYNAHPHMDSAMRVAVVQNGIIENYRELREELKERGHEFRSDTDTEVIPHLIAEFLRQEQLANSQPTNSLLEAVRGTVNKLKGAFAIAVISADYPDELIVARQQAPLSIGFGQGEFFCASDTPALVPHTNAVLTLENGELARLTPLGVEVYNFAGERLKKYPRTLNWNPVLVEKQGFRHFMLKEIYEQPGVVRNCLEAYLDDNWNPADVTQSPINLGISPELYADLEQIQILACGTSWHAGLVGKYLLEQLAGIPTMVQYASEFRYAPAPLTANTLTIGVTQSGETADTLAALEMEKRRRFGQLPKYEPRLLGITNRPESSLGQLVNQIIDTHAGIEIGVAATKTFVTQLMAFYGLALDLAWRRQTLTATRMEEILVGLRQLPAQIELILESQERYIEELAHSFAETHDFIFLGRGINFPIALEGALKLKEISYIHAEGYPAGEMKHGPIALLDAKVPVVAIAMPGTVYEKVLSNAQEAKARDARLIGVTPMNEHEAAETFDDLLPVPVVEELLSPILTVIPLQLLAYHIAARRGLDVDQPRNLAKSVTVE, encoded by the coding sequence ATGTGTGGAATCGTTGGCTATATTGGCACCCAAACGGCTACGGACATTTTGCTAGCTGGATTAGAGAAACTGGAGTACCGAGGCTACGATTCAGCCGGTATTGCCACCGTTTTGGAAGGTGAGATTCACTGTGTTCGGGCAAAGGGAAAACTCTACAATCTTCGCGAGAAGCTAGAACGGGAAGTCAACCCCGCTAAACTCGGTATTGGGCATACTCGCTGGGCAACTCACGGCAAGCCAGAGGAATATAACGCCCATCCTCACATGGATAGTGCCATGAGGGTGGCGGTTGTGCAAAATGGGATTATTGAAAATTATCGGGAGTTACGGGAAGAATTAAAAGAGCGAGGGCATGAGTTTCGCTCAGATACGGATACGGAGGTGATTCCCCATTTAATTGCCGAGTTTCTGAGGCAGGAGCAACTTGCGAATTCGCAACCGACCAATTCCTTGCTAGAGGCCGTACGCGGCACGGTGAACAAACTCAAAGGGGCATTTGCGATCGCGGTGATTTCCGCTGACTATCCCGATGAACTGATTGTCGCACGCCAACAAGCGCCTTTATCCATTGGCTTTGGTCAAGGGGAATTTTTCTGTGCCTCAGATACACCCGCCTTAGTGCCTCATACTAACGCTGTGCTGACGTTGGAGAATGGGGAACTGGCACGACTCACTCCTTTAGGGGTTGAAGTTTACAACTTTGCAGGCGAACGCTTAAAAAAATATCCCCGCACTCTCAACTGGAATCCTGTGTTGGTGGAAAAACAGGGATTCCGGCACTTTATGCTCAAGGAAATTTATGAGCAACCTGGAGTGGTGCGAAATTGTTTAGAAGCTTATCTGGACGACAATTGGAATCCAGCCGATGTCACTCAATCCCCGATTAATTTGGGGATATCGCCGGAACTATACGCTGATTTAGAACAAATTCAAATCCTCGCCTGTGGCACCAGTTGGCACGCCGGTTTAGTTGGGAAATACTTGCTCGAACAGTTAGCAGGGATTCCGACAATGGTGCAGTATGCCTCTGAGTTTCGCTACGCACCTGCACCGCTAACCGCCAACACACTGACAATTGGCGTCACCCAGTCAGGGGAAACGGCGGATACCCTAGCGGCGCTGGAGATGGAAAAACGCCGTCGTTTTGGTCAACTCCCCAAGTATGAACCGCGACTGTTGGGGATTACCAATCGCCCGGAAAGTTCTCTGGGACAACTTGTCAATCAGATTATTGACACCCATGCCGGGATTGAAATTGGTGTTGCCGCCACTAAAACTTTTGTCACCCAGCTTATGGCATTTTACGGTTTGGCATTGGATTTGGCATGGCGGCGTCAAACTTTAACCGCTACCCGCATGGAGGAAATTTTAGTTGGTTTGCGGCAGTTGCCCGCGCAGATTGAGTTAATTCTGGAGAGTCAGGAACGTTATATCGAGGAATTGGCGCACAGCTTTGCAGAGACGCACGATTTTATCTTTTTGGGACGTGGGATTAATTTCCCGATTGCCCTGGAAGGGGCGCTGAAATTGAAGGAAATTAGCTATATTCACGCAGAGGGGTATCCGGCTGGGGAGATGAAGCATGGGCCGATCGCGCTGTTAGATGCTAAGGTTCCAGTAGTCGCGATCGCTATGCCCGGTACTGTCTATGAGAAAGTGCTCTCCAATGCCCAAGAAGCAAAAGCGCGGGATGCCCGTTTGATTGGGGTGACGCCGATGAATGAGCATGAAGCGGCTGAAACGTTTGATGATTTGTTGCCGGTGCCTGTGGTGGAAGAGTTGCTCTCACCGATTCTTACGGTGATTCCCTTGCAGTTGCTGGCGTATCATATTGCGGCGCGGCGTGGTTTGGATGTGGATCAGCCTAGGAACTTGGCTAAGTCGGTGACTGTTGAATAA